The following are encoded in a window of Cryobacterium sp. CG_9.6 genomic DNA:
- a CDS encoding CTP synthase produces the protein MSDSNDLNKTVKHIFVTGGVVSSLGKGLTAASLGNLLTARGLRVVMQKLDPYLNVDPGTMNPFQHGEVFVTDDGAETDLDIGHYERFLDINLGQSANVTTGQVYSQVIAKERRGEYLGDTVQVIPHITDEIKRRMRLQASDDLRPDVIITEIGGTVGDIESQPFIEAARQVRHELGRNNVFFVHVSLVPFLGAAGEQKTKPTQHSVATLRSIGIQPDALVLRSDRPVSESNKKKIALMCDVDEDAVVNAVDVASIYEIPTMLHDQGLDGYIVNALGLTADSVDWSGWENLLEAVRHPKHDITIGLVGKYIDLPDAYLSVTEALRAGGFANQAKVKIVWIGSDDCETEEGAARLLGELDGICVPGGFGIRGIEGKLGALKFARENGIPTLGLCLGLQCMVIEYARDKADLPGASSSEFDPETEFPVIATMEEQIEIIAGGDLGGTMRLGLYPADLAEGSIVAELYGANVASERHRHRYEVNNAFRDQIALAGLSFSGVSPDSKLVEYVELPRDVHPFYVGTQAHPELRSRPNHAHPLFRGLIAAALDRQQSSRLFEVKEDADV, from the coding sequence ATGTCAGACAGCAACGACCTCAACAAAACTGTGAAGCACATTTTTGTGACCGGTGGTGTTGTTTCTTCTCTGGGCAAGGGCCTGACGGCAGCAAGCCTCGGCAACCTTCTCACTGCACGCGGCCTGCGCGTCGTTATGCAGAAGCTTGACCCGTACCTGAACGTGGACCCGGGAACGATGAACCCGTTCCAGCACGGCGAGGTGTTCGTCACCGACGACGGTGCCGAAACCGACCTCGACATTGGTCACTACGAACGATTCCTCGACATCAACCTGGGCCAGAGCGCCAACGTGACCACCGGACAGGTGTACTCGCAGGTGATCGCCAAGGAACGTCGCGGCGAGTACCTCGGCGACACCGTGCAGGTCATTCCGCACATCACCGACGAGATCAAGCGCCGCATGCGCCTGCAGGCAAGTGACGATCTGCGCCCCGACGTGATCATCACCGAGATCGGTGGCACCGTCGGTGACATCGAATCGCAGCCGTTCATCGAGGCCGCACGTCAGGTGCGCCACGAACTCGGCCGCAACAACGTGTTCTTCGTGCACGTGTCCCTCGTTCCGTTCCTCGGCGCCGCCGGTGAGCAGAAGACGAAGCCCACCCAGCACTCGGTGGCCACCCTGCGTTCCATCGGCATCCAGCCGGACGCGCTCGTTCTGCGCAGCGACCGTCCCGTGTCGGAGTCGAACAAGAAGAAGATCGCCCTCATGTGCGACGTCGACGAAGACGCCGTCGTGAACGCCGTCGACGTGGCGAGCATCTACGAGATCCCCACCATGCTGCACGACCAGGGTCTCGATGGCTACATCGTCAATGCCCTCGGCCTCACCGCCGATAGCGTTGACTGGTCGGGGTGGGAAAACCTGCTCGAAGCCGTGCGTCACCCCAAGCACGACATCACCATCGGTCTCGTCGGCAAGTACATTGACCTTCCGGATGCCTACCTCTCGGTCACCGAGGCGCTCCGAGCGGGCGGTTTCGCCAACCAAGCCAAGGTGAAGATCGTCTGGATCGGGTCCGACGACTGTGAGACCGAAGAGGGGGCCGCGCGCCTGCTCGGAGAACTCGACGGTATTTGCGTTCCCGGTGGCTTCGGCATCCGTGGCATTGAGGGCAAACTGGGCGCCCTCAAATTTGCTCGCGAGAACGGCATCCCCACCCTCGGCCTCTGCCTCGGCCTGCAGTGCATGGTCATCGAATACGCAAGGGACAAGGCCGACCTGCCCGGAGCCTCGTCGAGCGAGTTCGACCCCGAAACCGAGTTCCCCGTGATTGCCACCATGGAGGAGCAGATTGAGATCATTGCCGGCGGAGACCTCGGCGGGACCATGCGCCTCGGACTCTACCCGGCCGACCTCGCCGAGGGATCGATCGTCGCCGAGCTGTACGGCGCCAACGTTGCCTCCGAACGCCACCGTCACCGCTATGAGGTGAACAATGCGTTCCGCGATCAGATCGCCCTCGCCGGCCTGTCGTTCTCCGGAGTGTCTCCCGACAGCAAGCTCGTGGAATACGTGGAGCTTCCCCGCGACGTGCACCCGTTCTACGTGGGAACTCAGGCCCACCCGGAGCTGCGCTCGCGTCCGAACCACGCGCATCCGCTCTTTCGTGGCCTCATCGCCGCAGCCCTGGATCGCCAGCAGTCGAGCCGCCTCTTCGAGGTGAAAGAAGACGCGGATGTCTGA
- a CDS encoding HAD-IIA family hydrolase, with protein MTQVAVTPLEGVDVLLADLDGVVYAGPAAIPFAVESLNRAAETMRVGYITNNASRTDQSVADHLTELGLTVQATDVVTSPQAAVRLLAAEVEAGSRILVIGGEGLVVEVEKAGFVVTRSADDNPAAVIQGFAPDVGWAQLAEAAFALSPTGPTAGIPWIATNTDWTIPVARGIAPGNGTLVSAVHTAVGRLPVVAGKPEAAIFVEAVNRFGAERALFIGDRLDTDILGANRAGIPAVLVLTGIDRAKQALAADADSRPTFLVDDLRQLHEPYPVTVFSNDGTSATVAGATVVIRGNDVVVTEDGDNGINLLRAACAVIWNSGRPIYGLNVPERLYLAQ; from the coding sequence GTGACGCAGGTGGCAGTCACGCCGCTTGAGGGCGTAGACGTACTTCTGGCAGACCTCGACGGGGTTGTGTACGCCGGACCTGCCGCGATTCCGTTTGCCGTGGAAAGCCTGAACCGCGCCGCGGAAACGATGCGGGTGGGCTACATCACCAACAACGCGTCCCGCACGGATCAGTCCGTGGCGGATCATCTCACCGAGCTCGGGCTCACCGTTCAGGCAACGGATGTTGTGACCTCGCCGCAGGCCGCCGTGCGCCTTTTGGCCGCGGAGGTCGAGGCTGGATCGCGCATCCTGGTGATCGGGGGAGAGGGCCTGGTCGTCGAGGTGGAAAAGGCCGGGTTCGTCGTCACTCGATCCGCGGACGACAACCCCGCCGCTGTTATTCAGGGCTTCGCTCCGGATGTGGGCTGGGCTCAGCTCGCCGAAGCCGCCTTTGCTCTGAGCCCCACGGGACCCACAGCGGGTATTCCGTGGATCGCGACGAACACGGACTGGACCATCCCCGTGGCGCGAGGGATCGCTCCCGGAAATGGCACCCTCGTCTCGGCGGTGCACACCGCGGTGGGACGTCTGCCGGTTGTGGCGGGTAAACCCGAAGCGGCCATCTTTGTGGAGGCCGTCAATCGATTCGGCGCTGAGCGTGCCCTTTTCATCGGTGACCGGCTGGACACCGACATTCTTGGGGCGAATCGGGCCGGAATCCCGGCCGTGCTGGTTCTCACCGGGATTGATCGAGCCAAGCAAGCGCTTGCAGCGGATGCCGATTCCCGGCCGACCTTTCTCGTGGACGATTTGCGCCAACTGCACGAGCCCTACCCGGTAACGGTGTTCTCGAACGACGGCACGTCGGCCACCGTTGCCGGCGCAACCGTTGTCATCCGGGGAAATGATGTGGTGGTCACCGAGGACGGGGATAACGGAATCAACCTGCTCCGCGCCGCGTGTGCAGTGATCTGGAACTCGGGGCGCCCAATTTATGGCCTCAACGTTCCCGAGCGTCTCTACCTCGCGCAGTAG
- the recN gene encoding DNA repair protein RecN, translating into MIEELVIRDLGVIAEATLPLGPGFTAVTGETGAGKTMVVTALGLLLGDRADAGTVRQGQPQSSVEGRWVIDPAGAVAERVREAGGDLDGPELILGRTVSAEGRSRAVVGGRGAPAGVLSDLRSALVVVHGQSDQVRLRSAVAQRDALDRFAGPALAEALGLYQHAFHRWQANQVELDRLTAEHDLREREAEDLRVALALIETVAPQPGEDVELTERAERLGNLEELRLAAAQARELLSSEENPDDAPDVVGLLEGARRALDRVATHDAALPPLVAALANAGFVMADIAAELSTYLAGVDVDGARELEIVQERRAELGALARKYAGGLEEAIEFLGSGSIRLLELDGDSERIEQLGADAEADLELVTTLAATVTSLREAAGVSLGTLVTAELAALAMPDARLLVQIEARDEFSTSGHDLVKILLQPHAGAEPRALGRGASGGELSRVMLAIEVVINATDPVPTFVFDEVDAGVGGAAAIEIGRRLARLAETAQVIVVTHLAQVAAFAGNHLSVVKDSDGSVTASSVRQLRGDARAAEMARLLSGLPDSQSGLEHARELMALAQGAPIS; encoded by the coding sequence ATGATCGAGGAACTAGTCATTCGCGACCTGGGCGTAATCGCCGAGGCGACACTGCCCCTGGGACCGGGTTTCACCGCTGTCACGGGTGAGACTGGAGCGGGTAAAACCATGGTGGTCACCGCCCTGGGCCTCCTCCTCGGTGATCGAGCGGATGCCGGAACCGTGCGTCAGGGTCAGCCGCAGAGTTCCGTCGAAGGACGGTGGGTGATTGACCCCGCGGGTGCCGTGGCCGAGCGCGTGCGTGAAGCCGGGGGAGACCTCGATGGTCCCGAGCTCATTCTGGGCCGCACGGTGTCCGCCGAGGGCCGCAGCCGGGCCGTTGTGGGCGGCCGGGGTGCACCGGCCGGGGTTCTGAGCGACCTGCGCAGCGCCCTTGTGGTGGTGCACGGTCAGTCCGACCAGGTGCGCCTGCGTTCCGCCGTGGCCCAGAGGGACGCCCTCGACCGTTTTGCCGGACCCGCCTTGGCCGAGGCTCTCGGCCTCTACCAGCACGCCTTTCACCGCTGGCAGGCCAACCAGGTTGAACTGGATCGACTCACTGCCGAGCACGACCTGCGGGAACGCGAAGCCGAAGACCTGCGCGTGGCCCTCGCGCTCATTGAGACCGTGGCGCCGCAGCCCGGCGAGGACGTGGAACTCACCGAACGTGCCGAACGACTCGGCAATCTTGAAGAACTCCGACTTGCCGCCGCCCAGGCCCGCGAGCTGCTGTCGTCCGAAGAGAATCCCGACGACGCCCCGGATGTTGTGGGTCTCCTCGAGGGCGCACGCCGCGCCCTCGACCGGGTTGCGACGCACGACGCCGCCCTGCCGCCGCTGGTGGCGGCCCTCGCCAATGCCGGCTTTGTGATGGCGGACATCGCTGCGGAACTCTCCACCTACCTCGCGGGCGTGGACGTGGACGGCGCACGGGAACTCGAGATCGTGCAGGAGCGCCGGGCAGAACTCGGCGCTTTGGCCCGCAAGTACGCGGGTGGGCTCGAGGAGGCGATCGAGTTTTTGGGGAGTGGAAGCATCCGCTTGTTGGAGCTTGATGGCGACTCCGAACGGATCGAACAACTCGGTGCCGACGCTGAGGCAGACCTCGAACTCGTGACGACCCTGGCCGCCACGGTGACGTCTCTGCGTGAGGCTGCCGGAGTGTCGCTCGGCACCCTCGTGACCGCGGAGCTCGCCGCGCTGGCGATGCCCGATGCCCGCCTGCTGGTGCAGATTGAAGCGCGCGACGAATTCAGCACGAGCGGTCATGACCTGGTGAAGATCCTGCTGCAGCCGCATGCCGGCGCCGAACCCCGTGCACTCGGCCGAGGCGCGTCGGGGGGTGAACTGTCGCGGGTCATGCTCGCGATCGAGGTGGTCATCAACGCGACCGACCCCGTTCCCACCTTCGTGTTCGATGAGGTGGACGCTGGAGTGGGCGGCGCCGCAGCGATTGAGATCGGTCGACGTCTCGCCCGCCTGGCCGAAACCGCCCAGGTGATTGTGGTGACACACCTGGCGCAGGTGGCCGCGTTTGCCGGCAACCATTTGAGCGTAGTGAAAGACAGCGACGGGTCGGTGACGGCGAGCAGCGTGCGCCAGCTGCGCGGTGACGCCCGCGCCGCCGAGATGGCGAGGCTGCTGTCGGGCCTCCCCGACTCGCAGAGTGGTCTCGAGCACGCCCGGGAACTCATGGCGCTCGCACAGGGTGCGCCGATCTCCTGA
- a CDS encoding TlyA family RNA methyltransferase, with the protein MLRLDAALTERGLVRSRTVAAKLITGGLVTVDGVPVVKSSHRVSDESVLEVAATDHYVSRGAHKLIAALDAFEIPVTGRTVLDAGASTGGFSQVVLERGAAQVIAVDVGHGQLAPQLKTEPKLTLVEGFNLRYATPDKLAGASGITTRPDLVVADLSFISLTTVLPALLATAADGADFVLLIKPQFEVGRGGIREGVVHDAGLRSDAVAGVLWAGWDLGLRTNGLIASPIAGGAGNREYLCWMSVNVGSSPTEWIERIEALVGA; encoded by the coding sequence ATGCTGCGCCTCGATGCGGCACTCACCGAGCGTGGTCTGGTGCGCTCGCGCACGGTAGCGGCCAAGCTCATCACCGGTGGCCTCGTGACCGTTGATGGCGTGCCGGTGGTCAAATCCTCACACCGCGTCAGCGACGAGTCCGTCCTGGAAGTTGCGGCGACGGATCACTACGTGAGCAGAGGCGCCCACAAACTCATCGCCGCCCTGGACGCGTTCGAGATTCCCGTGACGGGACGCACGGTACTGGATGCCGGCGCCTCCACCGGAGGATTCAGCCAGGTGGTGCTGGAACGCGGTGCCGCACAGGTTATTGCGGTTGACGTGGGTCACGGCCAGCTGGCACCGCAGCTCAAGACTGAACCCAAGCTCACCCTCGTGGAGGGGTTCAACCTTCGCTACGCCACGCCGGACAAGCTCGCCGGGGCATCTGGAATTACCACTCGCCCGGATCTCGTCGTTGCCGATCTCTCGTTCATTTCGCTCACGACCGTGCTGCCGGCCCTGTTGGCGACGGCAGCGGATGGCGCGGATTTCGTTCTGCTCATCAAGCCGCAGTTCGAAGTGGGACGCGGCGGCATTCGCGAAGGTGTGGTGCACGACGCGGGCCTGCGCTCGGACGCGGTGGCGGGTGTGTTGTGGGCCGGCTGGGACCTCGGTCTGCGCACCAACGGACTCATTGCCTCGCCCATTGCCGGTGGTGCCGGCAACCGGGAGTACCTGTGCTGGATGAGTGTGAACGTGGGCAGCAGTCCGACCGAATGGATCGAGCGGATCGAAGCGCTGGTCGGTGCGTGA
- a CDS encoding primosomal protein produces the protein MSPSGNYGDDARNGGRDDRRTGGNQSGRPQGARDGATGAPRSGGYEGRSQRPSQGGERAPYRGSNDRAAGGNDRAPYRGNSDRPQQGDRAPYRGNSDRPSTGGDRAPYRGNSDRPSGGNDRAPYRGNSDRPQQGDRPSYRGNSDRPTTGGERAPYRGNSDRPSGGSDRAPYRSNSDRPQQGERPPYRGNSDRPSTGGDRDRAPYRGGNDRPQQGERPAYRGNSDRPSTGGERPPYRGNSDRPSGGNDRAPYRGGSDRPTTGGERPPYRGNSDRPQQGDRAPYRGNSDRPSTGGERAPYRGNSDRPSSGGERPPYRGNSDRPQQGERPPYRGNSDRPSSGGERPPYRGNSDRPQQGERPPYRGNSDRPQQGDRPPYRGNSDRPQQGERPPYRGNSDRPSGSGERSERPRSDSDRRPGGMATQRGGNPNRAGAPRDAGKKLWTRDGAPARNDRDARVVEEEMTEEQRMQRELRSVRPRHDDPDLPDDISAQDLDRIARNELKTLTKENAETVGRHLAMAARVIDEDPELAHRHVMSAARRAGRIGVVRESLAITAYATGDFALALRELRTYRRISGSNDQLALMVDSERGVGRPDRALELGRSVDRSTLPAGVQVSLAIAMSGARLDLGETDAALGELEIPQLDPNTAFSYSPELFVAYAEVLTELGREEEAEKWLDRAERADAALGSNGDVDETIEIHEIEEDDDEALAEDAADAGDDDDDDDDDMVDVDDATDLVTDEADPVDSDEASAVESTVESTERDR, from the coding sequence GTGAGCCCTTCAGGAAACTACGGCGACGATGCACGTAACGGCGGCCGAGACGACCGCCGCACAGGCGGAAACCAGAGCGGACGCCCCCAAGGGGCGCGCGACGGAGCCACGGGTGCGCCCCGATCCGGAGGTTATGAGGGTCGCTCACAGCGTCCCAGCCAGGGTGGAGAGCGTGCGCCCTATCGCGGAAGCAACGATCGTGCAGCCGGCGGCAACGACCGCGCTCCTTATCGCGGCAACTCCGATCGCCCTCAGCAGGGTGACCGCGCTCCCTACCGTGGCAATTCGGACCGCCCCTCCACCGGTGGCGATCGTGCCCCCTACCGCGGAAACAGCGATCGTCCGTCCGGTGGCAACGACCGCGCTCCGTACCGCGGTAACTCTGATCGGCCCCAGCAGGGCGATCGGCCCTCCTACCGCGGAAACTCTGATCGCCCCACCACCGGTGGTGAGCGTGCTCCGTACCGCGGTAACAGTGACCGTCCGTCCGGTGGAAGCGATCGCGCGCCCTACCGTAGCAACTCTGACCGCCCGCAGCAGGGCGAACGTCCCCCGTACCGTGGCAACTCTGATCGCCCGTCCACGGGCGGCGACCGGGATCGGGCTCCCTATCGTGGCGGGAATGATCGGCCCCAGCAGGGCGAGCGTCCTGCGTACCGTGGCAATTCCGATCGTCCGTCCACTGGTGGCGAGCGTCCTCCGTACCGCGGTAACTCGGATCGTCCGTCCGGCGGCAACGATCGCGCACCGTATCGTGGTGGCTCTGACCGCCCGACAACCGGTGGCGAACGTCCTCCGTACCGCGGTAACTCCGACCGTCCGCAGCAGGGTGACCGCGCTCCCTACCGTGGCAACTCTGATCGCCCGTCGACCGGTGGCGAACGCGCTCCGTACCGTGGCAACTCTGATCGCCCATCCTCGGGTGGAGAGCGTCCCCCCTACCGCGGTAACTCCGATCGCCCGCAGCAGGGTGAGCGTCCCCCGTACCGTGGCAACTCTGATCGCCCATCCTCGGGTGGAGAGCGTCCCCCCTACCGCGGTAACTCCGATCGCCCGCAGCAGGGTGAGCGTCCTCCGTACCGTGGCAACTCGGACCGTCCGCAGCAGGGCGATCGTCCCCCATACCGTGGCAACTCCGATCGTCCGCAGCAGGGTGAGCGTCCTCCGTACCGAGGCAACTCTGATCGCCCGTCCGGTTCTGGTGAGCGTTCCGAGCGTCCTCGTTCAGACAGCGATCGCCGTCCCGGCGGTATGGCGACCCAGCGTGGCGGCAACCCGAACCGTGCCGGTGCGCCCCGCGATGCCGGTAAGAAGCTGTGGACCCGTGATGGTGCCCCGGCACGTAACGACCGTGATGCCCGGGTCGTCGAAGAGGAAATGACTGAAGAGCAGCGGATGCAGCGCGAGCTGCGTTCCGTTCGCCCTCGCCACGACGACCCCGATCTGCCCGATGACATTTCGGCGCAGGACCTCGATCGCATCGCGCGCAACGAGCTCAAGACGCTGACCAAGGAAAATGCCGAGACCGTGGGGCGCCATCTTGCAATGGCTGCGCGCGTCATTGACGAAGACCCTGAGCTTGCTCACCGCCACGTGATGAGCGCTGCCCGCCGCGCCGGACGCATCGGCGTTGTTCGTGAGAGCCTCGCGATCACGGCCTATGCCACGGGTGACTTCGCGCTCGCTCTGCGTGAGCTGCGCACATATCGCCGTATCTCCGGATCCAACGACCAGCTTGCCCTGATGGTAGACAGCGAACGAGGCGTGGGGCGTCCTGACCGTGCTCTCGAGCTCGGCCGGTCCGTTGACCGCAGCACACTGCCGGCCGGCGTGCAGGTCTCCCTGGCCATCGCCATGTCTGGCGCTCGTCTTGATTTGGGTGAAACGGATGCCGCTCTCGGCGAGCTGGAGATTCCGCAGCTCGATCCGAACACGGCCTTCTCCTACAGCCCGGAACTCTTCGTGGCATATGCCGAGGTGCTCACCGAGCTCGGCCGCGAGGAAGAAGCCGAGAAGTGGCTCGACCGCGCCGAGCGCGCAGACGCGGCTCTCGGATCCAACGGTGATGTGGACGAAACGATCGAGATTCACGAAATCGAAGAAGACGACGACGAGGCCCTGGCTGAGGATGCTGCGGACGCTGGCGACGACGACGACGATGATGATGATGACATGGTCGACGTCGATGACGCCACGGATCTCGTGACGGACGAGGCCGACCCGGTGGACTCCGATGAGGCATCCGCTGTGGAAAGCACTGTGGAGAGCACTGAGCGTGACCGCTAA
- the tyrS gene encoding tyrosine--tRNA ligase, with protein sequence MSDPVILTQQTNDSSFDNVWEEINWRGLVHVSTDQAELRTLLSGPPITYYCGFDPTAASLHLGNLVQLLLMRRLQLAGHRPLGLVGGSTGLIGDPRPTAERTLTPADTVNEWVGYLQAQVSRFLSAEGDNAVTLVNNLDWTAPLSAIDFLREIGKYFRVGTMLKKDAVSARLNSDAGISYTEFSYQILQGLDYLELFRTYGCVLQTGGSDQWGNLTSGTDLIRRAEGGSVHAIGTPLITNSDGTKFGKSEGNAVWLDPTLTSPYAFYQFWLNTDDADVIFRLKVFTFLSRVDIERLAAVVETEPFKREAQRTLAYEVTSLVHGSAATDAAINAAQALFGQGDLADLDEATLEAALRELPNTTTAPHATVVQLLLDTGLTKSLGEARRAVAQGGVYLNNVKVASEDATIEGHVLSGGVAVLRRGKKTLAGVFVE encoded by the coding sequence GTGTCAGACCCCGTAATCCTCACCCAGCAGACCAATGATTCCTCCTTCGACAACGTGTGGGAGGAAATCAACTGGCGTGGCCTCGTGCACGTCTCCACCGACCAGGCCGAACTGCGCACCCTGCTCTCTGGCCCCCCGATCACGTACTACTGCGGCTTCGACCCCACGGCGGCGAGCTTGCACCTCGGCAATTTGGTGCAGCTGTTGCTGATGCGCCGCCTTCAGCTGGCCGGCCACCGCCCGCTGGGACTCGTCGGCGGCTCCACCGGATTGATCGGCGATCCGCGGCCCACAGCCGAACGCACCCTGACGCCGGCCGACACCGTTAACGAATGGGTCGGCTACCTGCAGGCCCAGGTGTCGCGCTTTCTCAGTGCCGAGGGTGACAACGCCGTCACCCTCGTCAACAACCTGGACTGGACCGCGCCGCTCAGCGCGATCGATTTCCTCCGCGAAATCGGCAAGTACTTTCGCGTTGGCACCATGCTCAAGAAGGATGCCGTGAGTGCACGGCTCAACTCGGATGCCGGCATCAGCTACACCGAGTTCAGCTACCAAATTCTGCAGGGTCTGGACTACCTCGAACTGTTCCGCACCTACGGATGCGTGTTGCAGACCGGGGGGAGCGACCAGTGGGGCAACCTCACAAGCGGAACCGACCTCATCCGCCGCGCCGAGGGGGGAAGTGTGCACGCCATTGGTACGCCGCTTATCACCAACTCGGACGGTACCAAGTTCGGCAAGAGCGAGGGCAACGCGGTGTGGTTGGATCCCACACTCACCAGCCCCTACGCGTTTTACCAGTTCTGGCTCAACACCGATGACGCGGACGTGATCTTTCGGCTCAAGGTGTTCACCTTCCTGAGCCGCGTGGACATTGAACGTCTTGCCGCCGTCGTCGAGACGGAACCTTTCAAGCGCGAGGCGCAGCGCACGTTAGCGTACGAGGTGACGAGTCTCGTGCATGGCAGTGCCGCAACGGATGCCGCGATCAACGCCGCGCAGGCCCTCTTCGGTCAGGGCGATCTCGCCGACCTGGATGAGGCGACGCTCGAGGCGGCGCTGCGTGAACTGCCGAACACCACGACTGCGCCCCACGCGACGGTTGTTCAGTTACTGCTCGACACCGGACTGACCAAGAGCCTCGGCGAAGCGCGGCGCGCGGTTGCGCAGGGCGGGGTGTACCTGAACAACGTGAAGGTCGCCAGCGAGGACGCCACGATCGAAGGCCATGTGCTGAGCGGGGGAGTAGCCGTGCTGCGCCGCGGCAAGAAGACCCTCGCCGGAGTCTTCGTCGAATAG
- a CDS encoding DNA-binding protein, whose protein sequence is MFVITADQIDSRNDRDRAGDMIDALRERFGSFFALPADQTAGDEIQVILTDARAALDALLLLHRSGHWSIGLGVGSVRTPLPASTRQAAGAAFISARDAVTRAKKMDAHVAVAAPSSDEASPLDPAAGSFSLTADQVEALLTMLLLLRQRRSAQGWEAVDLLDRGLNQVDIAATLRISTAAVSQRVKAAHYRLEHTVSPAIVRLLEQLDRATSETDIPA, encoded by the coding sequence ATGTTCGTCATCACCGCAGACCAGATCGACAGTCGCAACGACCGTGACCGCGCCGGCGACATGATTGATGCCCTCCGCGAGCGGTTCGGTAGCTTCTTCGCACTCCCCGCTGACCAGACCGCGGGTGACGAGATTCAGGTGATCCTGACCGATGCGCGCGCCGCCCTCGACGCTCTCCTGCTGCTGCACCGCTCCGGACATTGGAGTATCGGGCTCGGCGTGGGCAGCGTACGCACGCCGCTCCCCGCTTCCACCCGTCAAGCCGCGGGCGCGGCCTTCATCTCCGCCCGTGATGCCGTAACTCGGGCCAAGAAAATGGATGCCCACGTGGCGGTCGCAGCGCCGTCCTCCGACGAAGCGTCCCCACTCGATCCCGCGGCGGGCAGCTTCAGCCTGACGGCGGACCAGGTGGAGGCGCTGCTCACCATGCTGCTGCTCCTGCGCCAACGCCGATCCGCCCAGGGATGGGAGGCCGTAGATTTGCTCGACCGCGGCCTGAACCAGGTTGATATCGCGGCAACCCTGCGCATTTCGACGGCGGCGGTGAGCCAACGGGTGAAAGCCGCGCACTATCGGCTGGAACACACAGTGTCGCCGGCGATCGTTAGGCTGCTAGAGCAACTCGACCGGGCCACGAGCGAAACGGACATCCCCGCATGA
- a CDS encoding NAD kinase, which translates to MTKALRHILVVAHTGRADSLTAAVTVAGQLINDGAIPVLAANERLDVLAACPDLEGYLEILGDTVHPSDMELAIVLGGDGTILRAAELVRGCSVPLLGINLGHVGFLAESERDDLGSAVRRALSRDYAVEERMTLNVRVKVLDEVVYETWALNEATVEKASRERMIEVVIEVDGRPLSSFGCDGVVMSTPTGSTAYSFSAGGPVVWPTLDALLLVPLSAHALFARPLVVAPDSSLAVEVLARTGVSAVLCADGRRTFDLPPGARVIVRRSPVPVRLARLHSGVFTDRLVNKFNLPVTGWRGPVGRE; encoded by the coding sequence ATGACGAAAGCCCTGCGCCACATTCTTGTGGTCGCCCACACCGGTCGCGCCGACTCTCTCACGGCCGCGGTCACCGTAGCCGGACAGCTCATCAATGATGGCGCCATCCCCGTGCTCGCCGCCAATGAGCGCCTGGATGTGCTGGCAGCCTGCCCCGACCTCGAGGGGTATCTCGAAATCCTCGGCGACACCGTGCACCCGAGTGACATGGAACTCGCCATCGTGCTCGGCGGTGACGGAACGATTCTGCGCGCCGCAGAACTCGTGCGCGGATGCTCGGTTCCGCTGCTCGGGATCAACCTCGGGCACGTGGGATTCCTCGCCGAAAGCGAGCGCGACGACCTCGGTTCCGCGGTGCGCCGCGCCCTGAGTCGCGACTACGCCGTGGAAGAGCGCATGACGCTGAACGTGCGCGTCAAGGTGCTGGACGAGGTGGTGTACGAAACCTGGGCGCTCAACGAAGCCACGGTCGAGAAGGCCAGCCGGGAGCGGATGATCGAGGTCGTCATCGAGGTCGATGGCCGGCCGCTCTCCTCGTTTGGCTGTGACGGTGTGGTGATGTCAACACCCACCGGTTCTACGGCGTACTCCTTCTCGGCGGGCGGTCCCGTCGTGTGGCCCACGCTCGACGCCCTCCTGCTGGTGCCGCTGAGCGCACACGCACTCTTCGCCCGGCCTCTTGTTGTCGCCCCCGATTCGTCGCTGGCCGTCGAGGTACTGGCTCGCACGGGAGTATCGGCGGTACTCTGTGCCGATGGCCGACGTACGTTTGATCTCCCGCCGGGAGCGCGCGTTATTGTGCGCCGTTCCCCGGTGCCGGTGCGCTTGGCGCGCCTGCACAGCGGAGTGTTCACCGACCGTCTGGTCAATAAGTTCAACCTGCCCGTGACGGGCTGGCGAGGCCCTGTCGGGCGTGAGTGA